Genomic segment of Elusimicrobiota bacterium:
GGTGAGCATATATGGAATATCGCGAAGAAGTACGGCGTGACCAGTGAATCCCTCAGAAGTACGAATTATATGGAGTCAACTTTTCTTAAGATCGGGCAGGAACTCTGGGTTCATAACAAAAACGGCCTTGTGCATAAGGTTAAGCCTAATGAAACACTGGAAAGTATTGCGGATAAATACAGGTGTTCACTAAACAAAATTTGTGAGATGAACGGGTTAGTGAAGTCAGCTGTACTTGAACCCGGGACTATGGTTTTTGTGCCGAACGCAGTATTACGGTTTCCGATGTTTGTTTTTCCTGTGAACGGGCGGATGAGTTCAAGGTACGGTTACCGCCGGCATCCGATCTTCGGCGGGAGGGAGTTCCACCGGGGGCTTGATATCAGCGCAAAACGCAGGACACCGATTTATGCAGCAAGAGAAGGTAAAGTTTTATTTGCAGGGGTTAAGTCAGGATACGGGAATTGTGTTATAATTAAACATCCTGATAGTTTTGTGTCATATTACGGGCATATGCAGAATTGTAGCGTAAAAACAGGGCAGTGGGTTAATAAAAAACAGGTTATCGGGAAAGTGGGAAGCAGCGGGTGGTCAACCGGGCCGCATTTGCATTTTGAGCTTCATAAAAACGGGAAAGCGGTTAACCCGAAAAGGTATGTCAATAATTAGTTATTAAAGTATTATTTAGAGAAAAGGAGAAGTGTTGTTTATGAAAGAAGGAATTCATCCGAAGTATGTGGAAGCAACGGTTAGTTGCGCGTGCGGGAATACGTTTAAGACACGGTCGACTAAGCCGTTGATTAAGCTTGATATCTGCAGTAACTGCCATCCGTTTTTTACTGGTATGCAGAAATTGTTGGATACCGCCGGGCGTGTGGAGAAGTTTAAGCGTAAATATACAACCAGCCCGATTGAGGGTACGGTAAAAAAAGTGCGGCGCGTAAAAAAAGTTACAAAACGGGTTGCAAAAAAG
This window contains:
- a CDS encoding peptidoglycan DD-metalloendopeptidase family protein; this translates as MMKLKSLILDIVFVVFAGIVFFSGQLIARSGKTEELPMLNNSLLVTNPVETLGEDARQKIFRELDYLIITKHKVQQGEHIWNIAKKYGVTSESLRSTNYMESTFLKIGQELWVHNKNGLVHKVKPNETLESIADKYRCSLNKICEMNGLVKSAVLEPGTMVFVPNAVLRFPMFVFPVNGRMSSRYGYRRHPIFGGREFHRGLDISAKRRTPIYAAREGKVLFAGVKSGYGNCVIIKHPDSFVSYYGHMQNCSVKTGQWVNKKQVIGKVGSSGWSTGPHLHFELHKNGKAVNPKRYVNN
- the rpmE gene encoding 50S ribosomal protein L31; translation: MKEGIHPKYVEATVSCACGNTFKTRSTKPLIKLDICSNCHPFFTGMQKLLDTAGRVEKFKRKYTTSPIEGTVKKVRRVKKVTKRVAKKRK